A window from Acinonyx jubatus isolate Ajub_Pintada_27869175 chromosome E1, VMU_Ajub_asm_v1.0, whole genome shotgun sequence encodes these proteins:
- the NFE2L1 gene encoding endoplasmic reticulum membrane sensor NFE2L1 isoform X1, with protein sequence MLSLKKYLTEGLLQFTILLSLIGVRVDVDTYLTSQLPPLREIILGPSSAYTQTQFHNLRNTLDGYGVHPKSIDLDNYFTARRLLSQVRALDRFQVPTTEVNAWLVHRDPEGSVSGSQPSSGLTLESSSGLQDVTGPDNGVRESETEQGFSEDLEDLGAVAPPVSGDLTKEDIDLIDILWRQDIDLGAGRETFDYSHRQKEQDVDKELQDGAEQDDTWSGEGAEALARNLLVDGETGESFPAQVPGGEDQTALSLEECLRLLEATCPFGENAEFPADISSITEAVPSESEPPGLQNNLLSPLLTGTDSPFDLEQQWQDLMSIMEMQAMEVNTSTNEILYSAPPGDPLSTNYSLAPNTPINQNVSLHQASLGGCSQDFSLFSPEVESLPVASSSTLLPLVPSNSTSLNSTFGSTNLAGLFFPPQLNGTANDTAGPELPDPLGGLLDEAMLDEISLMDLAIEEGFNPVQASQLEEEFDSDSGLSLDSSHSPSSLSSSEGSSSSSSSSSSSSSSSSSSSSSSSSSSASSSFSEEGAVGYSSDSETLDLEEAEGAVGYQPEYSKFCRMSYQDPSQLSCLPYLEHVGHNHTYNMAPSALDSADLPPPSALKKGSKEKQADFLDKQMSRDEHRARAMKIPFTNDKIINLPVEEFNELLSKYQLSEAQLSLIRDIRRRGKNKMAAQNCRKRKLDTILNLERDVEDLQRDKARLLREKVEFLRSLRQMKQKVQSLYQEVFGRLRDENGRPYSPSQYALQYAGDGSVLLIPRTLADQQARRQERKPKDRRK encoded by the exons ATGCTTTCTCTGAAGAAATACTTAACGGAAGGACTCCTCCAGTTCACCATTCTGCTGAGTTTGATTGGGGTGCGGGTGGACGTGGATACTTACCTGACCTCACAGCTCCCCCCGCTCCGGGAGATCATCCTGGGGCCCAGTTCTGCCTATACTCAGACCCAGTTCCACAACCTGAGGAACACCTTGGATGGCTATGGTGTCCACCCCAAGAGCATAGACCTGGACAATTACTTCACTGCCCGGCGGCTCCTGAGTCAGGTGAGGGCCCTGGACAGGTTCCAGGTGCCCACCACTGAGGTAAACGCCTGGCTGGTCCACCGGGATCCGGAGGGGTCTGTCTCTGGCAGCCAGCCCAGCTCAGGCCTTACCCTCGAGAGTTCCAGTGGCCTCCAAGATGTGACAGGCCCGGACAACGGGGTGCGAGAAAGCGAAACGGAGCAGGGATTCAGTGAAGATTTGGAGGATTTGGGAGCTGTAGCCCCTCCAGTCAGTGGagacctaaccaaagag GACATAGATCTGATTGACATCCTTTGGCGACAGGATATTGACCTGGGGGCTGGGCGTGAGACTTTTGACTATAGTCATCGCCAGAAGGAGCAGGATGTGGACAAGGAGCTGCAAGATGGAGCGGAGCAGGATGACACCTGGTCAGGCGAGGGTGCAGAAGCTCTGGCACGAAACCTGCTAGTGGATGGAGAAACGGGGGAGAGCTTCCCTGCACAG GTGCCTGGTGGGGAGGACCAGACGGCCCTGTCCCTGGAAGAGTGCCTTAGGCTGCTGGAGGCCACCTGCCCCTTTGGGGAGAATGCTGAG TTTCCAGCAGACATTTCCAGCATAACAGAAGCAGTGCCTAGCGAGAGCGAGCCCCCAGGCCTTCAGAACAACCTCTTGTCTCCTCTCCTGACGGGGACAGACTCGCCATTTGATTTGGAGCAGCAGTGGCAAGATCTCATGTCTATTATGGAAATGCAG gcCATGGAAGTGAACACTTCAACAAACGAGATCCTGTACAGCGCCCCTCCTGGAGACCCCCTGAGCACCAACTACAGCCTTGCCCCCAACACTCCCATCAATCAGAATGTCAGCCTGCATCAGGCGTCCCTGGGGGGCTGCAGCCAGGACTTCTCACTCTTCAGTCCCGAGGTGGAGAGCCTGCCTGTGGCCAGCAGCTCCACGCTGCTCCCGCTGGTCCCCAGCAATTCCACCAGCCTCAACTCCACCTTTGGCTCCACCAACCTGGCGGGGCTCTTCTTTCCACCCCAGCTCAACGGCACAGCCAACGACACAGCAGGCCCCGAGCTGCCTGACCCGCTGGGGGGCCTGTTAGACGAAGCCATGCTGGACGAGATCAGCCTGATGGACCTGGCCATCGAAGAGGGCTTTAACCCCGTGCAGGCCTCCCAGCTCGAGGAGGAGTTTGACTCTGACTCAGGCCTCTCCTTGGACTCCAGCCATAGCCCTTCCTCCCTGAGCAGCTCAGAAGGcagctcctcttcctcctcctcttcctcctcctcctcctcctcctcttcatcctcgTCCTCTTCCTCGTCCTCTTCCTCcgcttcttcctccttttctgagGAAGGTGCTGTTGGCTACAGCTCTGACTCTGAGACCCTGGATCTGGAAGAGGCCGAGGGCGCCGTGGGTTACCAGCCTGAGTATTCCAAGTTCTGCCGCATGAGCTACCAGGATCCGTCTCAGCTCTCCTGCCTGCCCTACTTGGAGCACGTGGGCCACAACCACACGTACAACATGGCGCCCAGCGCCCTCGACTCTGCCGACCTGCCGCCGCCCAGCGCCCTCAAGAAAGGCAGCAAGGAGAAACAGGCCGACTTCCTCGACAAGCAGATGAGCCGTGATGAGCATCGAGCCAGAGCCATGAAGATCCCCTTCACCAACGACAAAATCATTAACCTGCCCGTGGAGGAGTTCAACGAGCTGCTGTCCAAGTACCAGCTGAGCGAGGCCCAGCTGAGCCTCATCCGCGACATCCGGCGCCGGGGCAAGAACAAGATGGCCGCCCAGAACTGCCGCAAGCGCAAGCTGGACACCATCCTGAACCTGGAGCGGGATGTGGAGGACCTGCAGCGCGATAAGGCTCGCCTGCTGCGGGAGAAGGTCGAGTTCCTCCGGTCCCTGCGGCAGATGAAGCAGAAGGTCCAGAGCCTGTACCAGGAGGTGTTTGGGCGGCTGCGGGATGAGAACGGGCGGCCCTACTCGCCCAGTCAGTACGCACTCCAGTATGCCGGGGACGGCAGTGTCCTCCTCATTCCCCGCACCCTGGCTGACCAGCAGGCCCGGCGACAGGAGAGGAAGCCAAAGGACCGAAGAAAGTGA
- the NFE2L1 gene encoding endoplasmic reticulum membrane sensor NFE2L1 isoform X3, with translation MLSLKKYLTEGLLQFTILLSLIGVRVDVDTYLTSQLPPLREIILGPSSAYTQTQFHNLRNTLDGYGVHPKSIDLDNYFTARRLLSQVRALDRFQVPTTEVNAWLVHRDPEGSVSGSQPSSGLTLESSSGLQDVTGPDNGVRESETEQGFSEDLEDLGAVAPPVSGDLTKEDIDLIDILWRQDIDLGAGRETFDYSHRQKEQDVDKELQDGAEQDDTWSGEGAEALARNLLVDGETGESFPAQFPADISSITEAVPSESEPPGLQNNLLSPLLTGTDSPFDLEQQWQDLMSIMEMQAMEVNTSTNEILYSAPPGDPLSTNYSLAPNTPINQNVSLHQASLGGCSQDFSLFSPEVESLPVASSSTLLPLVPSNSTSLNSTFGSTNLAGLFFPPQLNGTANDTAGPELPDPLGGLLDEAMLDEISLMDLAIEEGFNPVQASQLEEEFDSDSGLSLDSSHSPSSLSSSEGSSSSSSSSSSSSSSSSSSSSSSSSSSASSSFSEEGAVGYSSDSETLDLEEAEGAVGYQPEYSKFCRMSYQDPSQLSCLPYLEHVGHNHTYNMAPSALDSADLPPPSALKKGSKEKQADFLDKQMSRDEHRARAMKIPFTNDKIINLPVEEFNELLSKYQLSEAQLSLIRDIRRRGKNKMAAQNCRKRKLDTILNLERDVEDLQRDKARLLREKVEFLRSLRQMKQKVQSLYQEVFGRLRDENGRPYSPSQYALQYAGDGSVLLIPRTLADQQARRQERKPKDRRK, from the exons ATGCTTTCTCTGAAGAAATACTTAACGGAAGGACTCCTCCAGTTCACCATTCTGCTGAGTTTGATTGGGGTGCGGGTGGACGTGGATACTTACCTGACCTCACAGCTCCCCCCGCTCCGGGAGATCATCCTGGGGCCCAGTTCTGCCTATACTCAGACCCAGTTCCACAACCTGAGGAACACCTTGGATGGCTATGGTGTCCACCCCAAGAGCATAGACCTGGACAATTACTTCACTGCCCGGCGGCTCCTGAGTCAGGTGAGGGCCCTGGACAGGTTCCAGGTGCCCACCACTGAGGTAAACGCCTGGCTGGTCCACCGGGATCCGGAGGGGTCTGTCTCTGGCAGCCAGCCCAGCTCAGGCCTTACCCTCGAGAGTTCCAGTGGCCTCCAAGATGTGACAGGCCCGGACAACGGGGTGCGAGAAAGCGAAACGGAGCAGGGATTCAGTGAAGATTTGGAGGATTTGGGAGCTGTAGCCCCTCCAGTCAGTGGagacctaaccaaagag GACATAGATCTGATTGACATCCTTTGGCGACAGGATATTGACCTGGGGGCTGGGCGTGAGACTTTTGACTATAGTCATCGCCAGAAGGAGCAGGATGTGGACAAGGAGCTGCAAGATGGAGCGGAGCAGGATGACACCTGGTCAGGCGAGGGTGCAGAAGCTCTGGCACGAAACCTGCTAGTGGATGGAGAAACGGGGGAGAGCTTCCCTGCACAG TTTCCAGCAGACATTTCCAGCATAACAGAAGCAGTGCCTAGCGAGAGCGAGCCCCCAGGCCTTCAGAACAACCTCTTGTCTCCTCTCCTGACGGGGACAGACTCGCCATTTGATTTGGAGCAGCAGTGGCAAGATCTCATGTCTATTATGGAAATGCAG gcCATGGAAGTGAACACTTCAACAAACGAGATCCTGTACAGCGCCCCTCCTGGAGACCCCCTGAGCACCAACTACAGCCTTGCCCCCAACACTCCCATCAATCAGAATGTCAGCCTGCATCAGGCGTCCCTGGGGGGCTGCAGCCAGGACTTCTCACTCTTCAGTCCCGAGGTGGAGAGCCTGCCTGTGGCCAGCAGCTCCACGCTGCTCCCGCTGGTCCCCAGCAATTCCACCAGCCTCAACTCCACCTTTGGCTCCACCAACCTGGCGGGGCTCTTCTTTCCACCCCAGCTCAACGGCACAGCCAACGACACAGCAGGCCCCGAGCTGCCTGACCCGCTGGGGGGCCTGTTAGACGAAGCCATGCTGGACGAGATCAGCCTGATGGACCTGGCCATCGAAGAGGGCTTTAACCCCGTGCAGGCCTCCCAGCTCGAGGAGGAGTTTGACTCTGACTCAGGCCTCTCCTTGGACTCCAGCCATAGCCCTTCCTCCCTGAGCAGCTCAGAAGGcagctcctcttcctcctcctcttcctcctcctcctcctcctcctcttcatcctcgTCCTCTTCCTCGTCCTCTTCCTCcgcttcttcctccttttctgagGAAGGTGCTGTTGGCTACAGCTCTGACTCTGAGACCCTGGATCTGGAAGAGGCCGAGGGCGCCGTGGGTTACCAGCCTGAGTATTCCAAGTTCTGCCGCATGAGCTACCAGGATCCGTCTCAGCTCTCCTGCCTGCCCTACTTGGAGCACGTGGGCCACAACCACACGTACAACATGGCGCCCAGCGCCCTCGACTCTGCCGACCTGCCGCCGCCCAGCGCCCTCAAGAAAGGCAGCAAGGAGAAACAGGCCGACTTCCTCGACAAGCAGATGAGCCGTGATGAGCATCGAGCCAGAGCCATGAAGATCCCCTTCACCAACGACAAAATCATTAACCTGCCCGTGGAGGAGTTCAACGAGCTGCTGTCCAAGTACCAGCTGAGCGAGGCCCAGCTGAGCCTCATCCGCGACATCCGGCGCCGGGGCAAGAACAAGATGGCCGCCCAGAACTGCCGCAAGCGCAAGCTGGACACCATCCTGAACCTGGAGCGGGATGTGGAGGACCTGCAGCGCGATAAGGCTCGCCTGCTGCGGGAGAAGGTCGAGTTCCTCCGGTCCCTGCGGCAGATGAAGCAGAAGGTCCAGAGCCTGTACCAGGAGGTGTTTGGGCGGCTGCGGGATGAGAACGGGCGGCCCTACTCGCCCAGTCAGTACGCACTCCAGTATGCCGGGGACGGCAGTGTCCTCCTCATTCCCCGCACCCTGGCTGACCAGCAGGCCCGGCGACAGGAGAGGAAGCCAAAGGACCGAAGAAAGTGA
- the CBX1 gene encoding chromobox protein homolog 1, which translates to MGKKQNKKKVEEVLEEEEEEYVVEKVLDRRVVKGKVEYLLKWKGFSDEDNTWEPEENLDCPDLIAEFLQSQKTAHETDKSEGGKRKADSDSEDKGEESKPKKKKEESEKPRGFARGLEPERIIGATDSSGELMFLMKWKNSDEADLVPAKEANVKCPQVVISFYEERLTWHSYPSEDDDKKDDKN; encoded by the exons atggggaagaaacaaaacaagaagaaagtggaggaggtgctagaagaggaggaagaggaatatGTGGTGGAAAAAGTTCTTGACCGTCGAGTGGTAAAGGGCAAAGTGGAGTACCTCCTAAAGTGGAAGGGGTTCTCAGA TGAGGATAACACGTGGGAGCCAGAAGAGAACCTGGATTGCCCTGATCTCATTGCTGAATTTCTACAGTCACAGAAAACAGCACATGAGACAGATAAATCAGAGGGAGGCAAGCGCAAAGCTGACTCTGATTCTGAAGATAAGGGAGAAGAGAGCAaaccaaagaagaagaaagaagag TCAGAAAAGCCACGAGGCTTTGCTCGGGGTTTGGAGCCAGAGCGGATTATTGGAGCTACAGACTCCAGTGGAGAACTCATGTTCCTGATGAAATG GAAAAATTCTGATGAGGCTGACCTAGTCCCTGCCAAGGAAGCCAATGTCAAGTGCCCACAGGTGGTCATATCCTTCTATGAGGAAAGGCTGACGTGGCATTCTTACCCCTCGGAGGATGATGACAAAAAAGATGACAAGAATTAA
- the NFE2L1 gene encoding endoplasmic reticulum membrane sensor NFE2L1 isoform X4 produces the protein MTRLDRSSHSGGGHAKGSRPLNSLLAGHRVAQPPSAPGSRASVQDIDLGAGRETFDYSHRQKEQDVDKELQDGAEQDDTWSGEGAEALARNLLVDGETGESFPAQVPGGEDQTALSLEECLRLLEATCPFGENAEFPADISSITEAVPSESEPPGLQNNLLSPLLTGTDSPFDLEQQWQDLMSIMEMQAMEVNTSTNEILYSAPPGDPLSTNYSLAPNTPINQNVSLHQASLGGCSQDFSLFSPEVESLPVASSSTLLPLVPSNSTSLNSTFGSTNLAGLFFPPQLNGTANDTAGPELPDPLGGLLDEAMLDEISLMDLAIEEGFNPVQASQLEEEFDSDSGLSLDSSHSPSSLSSSEGSSSSSSSSSSSSSSSSSSSSSSSSSSASSSFSEEGAVGYSSDSETLDLEEAEGAVGYQPEYSKFCRMSYQDPSQLSCLPYLEHVGHNHTYNMAPSALDSADLPPPSALKKGSKEKQADFLDKQMSRDEHRARAMKIPFTNDKIINLPVEEFNELLSKYQLSEAQLSLIRDIRRRGKNKMAAQNCRKRKLDTILNLERDVEDLQRDKARLLREKVEFLRSLRQMKQKVQSLYQEVFGRLRDENGRPYSPSQYALQYAGDGSVLLIPRTLADQQARRQERKPKDRRK, from the exons ATGACCCGCCTGGACCGCAGCTCTCACAGTGGTGGGGGCCATGCCAAAGGGAGCCGGCCCCTTAACTCTTTGCTGGCTGGTCACCGGGTGGCCCAGCCCCCCTCTGCTCCTGGGTCCAGGGCTTCTGTTCAG GATATTGACCTGGGGGCTGGGCGTGAGACTTTTGACTATAGTCATCGCCAGAAGGAGCAGGATGTGGACAAGGAGCTGCAAGATGGAGCGGAGCAGGATGACACCTGGTCAGGCGAGGGTGCAGAAGCTCTGGCACGAAACCTGCTAGTGGATGGAGAAACGGGGGAGAGCTTCCCTGCACAG GTGCCTGGTGGGGAGGACCAGACGGCCCTGTCCCTGGAAGAGTGCCTTAGGCTGCTGGAGGCCACCTGCCCCTTTGGGGAGAATGCTGAG TTTCCAGCAGACATTTCCAGCATAACAGAAGCAGTGCCTAGCGAGAGCGAGCCCCCAGGCCTTCAGAACAACCTCTTGTCTCCTCTCCTGACGGGGACAGACTCGCCATTTGATTTGGAGCAGCAGTGGCAAGATCTCATGTCTATTATGGAAATGCAG gcCATGGAAGTGAACACTTCAACAAACGAGATCCTGTACAGCGCCCCTCCTGGAGACCCCCTGAGCACCAACTACAGCCTTGCCCCCAACACTCCCATCAATCAGAATGTCAGCCTGCATCAGGCGTCCCTGGGGGGCTGCAGCCAGGACTTCTCACTCTTCAGTCCCGAGGTGGAGAGCCTGCCTGTGGCCAGCAGCTCCACGCTGCTCCCGCTGGTCCCCAGCAATTCCACCAGCCTCAACTCCACCTTTGGCTCCACCAACCTGGCGGGGCTCTTCTTTCCACCCCAGCTCAACGGCACAGCCAACGACACAGCAGGCCCCGAGCTGCCTGACCCGCTGGGGGGCCTGTTAGACGAAGCCATGCTGGACGAGATCAGCCTGATGGACCTGGCCATCGAAGAGGGCTTTAACCCCGTGCAGGCCTCCCAGCTCGAGGAGGAGTTTGACTCTGACTCAGGCCTCTCCTTGGACTCCAGCCATAGCCCTTCCTCCCTGAGCAGCTCAGAAGGcagctcctcttcctcctcctcttcctcctcctcctcctcctcctcttcatcctcgTCCTCTTCCTCGTCCTCTTCCTCcgcttcttcctccttttctgagGAAGGTGCTGTTGGCTACAGCTCTGACTCTGAGACCCTGGATCTGGAAGAGGCCGAGGGCGCCGTGGGTTACCAGCCTGAGTATTCCAAGTTCTGCCGCATGAGCTACCAGGATCCGTCTCAGCTCTCCTGCCTGCCCTACTTGGAGCACGTGGGCCACAACCACACGTACAACATGGCGCCCAGCGCCCTCGACTCTGCCGACCTGCCGCCGCCCAGCGCCCTCAAGAAAGGCAGCAAGGAGAAACAGGCCGACTTCCTCGACAAGCAGATGAGCCGTGATGAGCATCGAGCCAGAGCCATGAAGATCCCCTTCACCAACGACAAAATCATTAACCTGCCCGTGGAGGAGTTCAACGAGCTGCTGTCCAAGTACCAGCTGAGCGAGGCCCAGCTGAGCCTCATCCGCGACATCCGGCGCCGGGGCAAGAACAAGATGGCCGCCCAGAACTGCCGCAAGCGCAAGCTGGACACCATCCTGAACCTGGAGCGGGATGTGGAGGACCTGCAGCGCGATAAGGCTCGCCTGCTGCGGGAGAAGGTCGAGTTCCTCCGGTCCCTGCGGCAGATGAAGCAGAAGGTCCAGAGCCTGTACCAGGAGGTGTTTGGGCGGCTGCGGGATGAGAACGGGCGGCCCTACTCGCCCAGTCAGTACGCACTCCAGTATGCCGGGGACGGCAGTGTCCTCCTCATTCCCCGCACCCTGGCTGACCAGCAGGCCCGGCGACAGGAGAGGAAGCCAAAGGACCGAAGAAAGTGA
- the NFE2L1 gene encoding endoplasmic reticulum membrane sensor NFE2L1 isoform X2 encodes MLSLKKYLTEGLLQFTILLSLIGVRVDVDTYLTSQLPPLREIILGPSSAYTQTQFHNLRNTLDGYGVHPKSIDLDNYFTARRLLSQVRALDRFQVPTTEVNAWLVHRDPEGSVSGSQPSSGLTLESSSGLQDVTGPDNGVRESETEQGFSEDLEDLGAVAPPVSGDLTKEDIDLGAGRETFDYSHRQKEQDVDKELQDGAEQDDTWSGEGAEALARNLLVDGETGESFPAQVPGGEDQTALSLEECLRLLEATCPFGENAEFPADISSITEAVPSESEPPGLQNNLLSPLLTGTDSPFDLEQQWQDLMSIMEMQAMEVNTSTNEILYSAPPGDPLSTNYSLAPNTPINQNVSLHQASLGGCSQDFSLFSPEVESLPVASSSTLLPLVPSNSTSLNSTFGSTNLAGLFFPPQLNGTANDTAGPELPDPLGGLLDEAMLDEISLMDLAIEEGFNPVQASQLEEEFDSDSGLSLDSSHSPSSLSSSEGSSSSSSSSSSSSSSSSSSSSSSSSSSASSSFSEEGAVGYSSDSETLDLEEAEGAVGYQPEYSKFCRMSYQDPSQLSCLPYLEHVGHNHTYNMAPSALDSADLPPPSALKKGSKEKQADFLDKQMSRDEHRARAMKIPFTNDKIINLPVEEFNELLSKYQLSEAQLSLIRDIRRRGKNKMAAQNCRKRKLDTILNLERDVEDLQRDKARLLREKVEFLRSLRQMKQKVQSLYQEVFGRLRDENGRPYSPSQYALQYAGDGSVLLIPRTLADQQARRQERKPKDRRK; translated from the exons ATGCTTTCTCTGAAGAAATACTTAACGGAAGGACTCCTCCAGTTCACCATTCTGCTGAGTTTGATTGGGGTGCGGGTGGACGTGGATACTTACCTGACCTCACAGCTCCCCCCGCTCCGGGAGATCATCCTGGGGCCCAGTTCTGCCTATACTCAGACCCAGTTCCACAACCTGAGGAACACCTTGGATGGCTATGGTGTCCACCCCAAGAGCATAGACCTGGACAATTACTTCACTGCCCGGCGGCTCCTGAGTCAGGTGAGGGCCCTGGACAGGTTCCAGGTGCCCACCACTGAGGTAAACGCCTGGCTGGTCCACCGGGATCCGGAGGGGTCTGTCTCTGGCAGCCAGCCCAGCTCAGGCCTTACCCTCGAGAGTTCCAGTGGCCTCCAAGATGTGACAGGCCCGGACAACGGGGTGCGAGAAAGCGAAACGGAGCAGGGATTCAGTGAAGATTTGGAGGATTTGGGAGCTGTAGCCCCTCCAGTCAGTGGagacctaaccaaagag GATATTGACCTGGGGGCTGGGCGTGAGACTTTTGACTATAGTCATCGCCAGAAGGAGCAGGATGTGGACAAGGAGCTGCAAGATGGAGCGGAGCAGGATGACACCTGGTCAGGCGAGGGTGCAGAAGCTCTGGCACGAAACCTGCTAGTGGATGGAGAAACGGGGGAGAGCTTCCCTGCACAG GTGCCTGGTGGGGAGGACCAGACGGCCCTGTCCCTGGAAGAGTGCCTTAGGCTGCTGGAGGCCACCTGCCCCTTTGGGGAGAATGCTGAG TTTCCAGCAGACATTTCCAGCATAACAGAAGCAGTGCCTAGCGAGAGCGAGCCCCCAGGCCTTCAGAACAACCTCTTGTCTCCTCTCCTGACGGGGACAGACTCGCCATTTGATTTGGAGCAGCAGTGGCAAGATCTCATGTCTATTATGGAAATGCAG gcCATGGAAGTGAACACTTCAACAAACGAGATCCTGTACAGCGCCCCTCCTGGAGACCCCCTGAGCACCAACTACAGCCTTGCCCCCAACACTCCCATCAATCAGAATGTCAGCCTGCATCAGGCGTCCCTGGGGGGCTGCAGCCAGGACTTCTCACTCTTCAGTCCCGAGGTGGAGAGCCTGCCTGTGGCCAGCAGCTCCACGCTGCTCCCGCTGGTCCCCAGCAATTCCACCAGCCTCAACTCCACCTTTGGCTCCACCAACCTGGCGGGGCTCTTCTTTCCACCCCAGCTCAACGGCACAGCCAACGACACAGCAGGCCCCGAGCTGCCTGACCCGCTGGGGGGCCTGTTAGACGAAGCCATGCTGGACGAGATCAGCCTGATGGACCTGGCCATCGAAGAGGGCTTTAACCCCGTGCAGGCCTCCCAGCTCGAGGAGGAGTTTGACTCTGACTCAGGCCTCTCCTTGGACTCCAGCCATAGCCCTTCCTCCCTGAGCAGCTCAGAAGGcagctcctcttcctcctcctcttcctcctcctcctcctcctcctcttcatcctcgTCCTCTTCCTCGTCCTCTTCCTCcgcttcttcctccttttctgagGAAGGTGCTGTTGGCTACAGCTCTGACTCTGAGACCCTGGATCTGGAAGAGGCCGAGGGCGCCGTGGGTTACCAGCCTGAGTATTCCAAGTTCTGCCGCATGAGCTACCAGGATCCGTCTCAGCTCTCCTGCCTGCCCTACTTGGAGCACGTGGGCCACAACCACACGTACAACATGGCGCCCAGCGCCCTCGACTCTGCCGACCTGCCGCCGCCCAGCGCCCTCAAGAAAGGCAGCAAGGAGAAACAGGCCGACTTCCTCGACAAGCAGATGAGCCGTGATGAGCATCGAGCCAGAGCCATGAAGATCCCCTTCACCAACGACAAAATCATTAACCTGCCCGTGGAGGAGTTCAACGAGCTGCTGTCCAAGTACCAGCTGAGCGAGGCCCAGCTGAGCCTCATCCGCGACATCCGGCGCCGGGGCAAGAACAAGATGGCCGCCCAGAACTGCCGCAAGCGCAAGCTGGACACCATCCTGAACCTGGAGCGGGATGTGGAGGACCTGCAGCGCGATAAGGCTCGCCTGCTGCGGGAGAAGGTCGAGTTCCTCCGGTCCCTGCGGCAGATGAAGCAGAAGGTCCAGAGCCTGTACCAGGAGGTGTTTGGGCGGCTGCGGGATGAGAACGGGCGGCCCTACTCGCCCAGTCAGTACGCACTCCAGTATGCCGGGGACGGCAGTGTCCTCCTCATTCCCCGCACCCTGGCTGACCAGCAGGCCCGGCGACAGGAGAGGAAGCCAAAGGACCGAAGAAAGTGA